CTTCACCGCGTCCATCGAGTCGACCGCCACCGTGGCGCCGGCGAACACCGCGTCGTCGGTCTCGCGCATGCCCGGCGAGAACGCGCCGATCAGGTCGACGTGCGTGCCCGGCCGCAGCCAGGCGCCCTGCACCAGCGCCTGGGTCGACAGCGTGGCGCAGCTCACGATGTCAGCCTGGCGGATTTCGGCCTCGAGCGGGCCGGCCAGCGCGGCATCCACGCCGGCCGCGCGCAGTTGCGCGACCAGCGCCTGGGCCCGTGCCGGCGTGGGGTTCCACACCCGCACCTGTTCGATGCCGCGCACTGCGCGGTAGGCCTCGCACACCAATTGGGCGATGCGGCCGGCGCCCAGGATCAGCAGCCGCTTCGCATCCGGCCGCGCCAGGTAGGTGCCGGCCAGGGCCGACACCGCCACCGTGCGGCGCGCGGTGATCTGGTTGCCGTCGATCAGCGCCAGGTGCTCGCCGGTATTGCCGTCGCAAAGCAGGTAAGTCGCGAAGAGCCCCGGCAGTTGTCTTGCCGAATTGCCCGGGAACACCGTCACCAGCTTGATGCCGATGAAGCCGCCGCCCCAGCCCGGCATCAGCAGCACGCAGGCGGTCTTGCCGTCGGGCTGCTCGATGTAGTGGTGGTGCCGCAGCGGCACTTCCACCGGCGTGGCGA
The nucleotide sequence above comes from Xylophilus sp. GOD-11R. Encoded proteins:
- a CDS encoding ornithine cyclodeaminase family protein, with the protein product MTMSAPQTLRVIDGPATAAALPFGPLIAALRQAFATPVEVPLRHHHYIEQPDGKTACVLLMPGWGGGFIGIKLVTVFPGNSARQLPGLFATYLLCDGNTGEHLALIDGNQITARRTVAVSALAGTYLARPDAKRLLILGAGRIAQLVCEAYRAVRGIEQVRVWNPTPARAQALVAQLRAAGVDAALAGPLEAEIRQADIVSCATLSTQALVQGAWLRPGTHVDLIGAFSPGMRETDDAVFAGATVAVDSMDAVKEAGDLISPIAAGVLATHRIVTLPMLCDGRAPGRTSAGEITVFKAVGTALSDLTSAALVYRAVTAPAPAPLAADALA